From the Candidatus Zixiibacteriota bacterium genome, the window TGGGTTCAACCTCATAGCGTCTTTTTTCTGGATGGGTACAGCTGTTCGCTTTCTTATCGAGGAAGAGGAGTAGGCTGCCCGGGGAGAGAGCTTACGGTGGGTCTTTCTGGAATCACCTGAATCCAGCGCAAATTGAGAATCCCTTTTCCATTCCAGGGACAGTTGGGCGGGTTACCGGACTATAGCTGTATTATGTAGGGCGTCCGCCGCGGCGAGTTAGCGGTTCCGCCTACGTAGAATGGCAGAACCAGAAGCGGTTCTGCTCTACTTCAGATTACCGGTCGGCCCGCCTGGGATTCCAAATCTGCTCGCAAGCAGGCCCGATCCGGTCGCCAGACAATTAAGTCGCACACTTAGGTGCATGGGAGACATTGGATATCCCTGCCTATAGGATTCCGGATCGAACTGCAGGACTCCAACCTGTCGACTCGAAGATCAGCACAGTTTTGTTCGATTGAGCAACTCACTCCTCTGTAGAGAACCCGCGCCGCAATTCATCCGGATATTTCGGTAATCTCTTTTGCATATCCCTTTTTTGTCTCTTCAAAAATCCTGAAAGCCGCCGATAAAAGCGGTATAACGGAAGGTATTAGGTAAGATACAGAATGAAAAATATACTACTGGTTGATGACGACAAGGATCTATCCCAGTCGTTGGCCAACCTCTTTGATCCAGAGAAATTCAATTTCAGCTTCCTCGAAGACGGGACCGAGGTCTGTCGATTTGTCGATGAGCACGAGGACATTGATCTGGTCATGCTCGATGTCAACCTGCCGTCCTTGTCTGGTTTGGAGGTACTCAAACAGATCAAAGAGAGCAAAGAGAATCTTCCGATAATCGTGATATCCGGTTTTGTTTCTACCGATGATGCGATGGAAGCGATGCGCGAGGGAGCCTTTGAGTATCTGACCAAACCGTTCCAGATTGAAAAACTGATCGACACCGTAAACAAAGCCTGCGGTTTTTCGACCGCGCAGAAAAACCCGTTTGCTACCGGACCGGCCCGTGAAGAACCGATAGTTCCCGGCGTCGATGAGATCGTCGGCCAGTCGCCGGAGATCGTCGAGATCGCCAAGTTGATCGGACAGGTGGCCAAGTCGGACGCCGCCGTGTTGATCATAGGCGAATCCGGTACCGGTAAGGAACTGGTGGCCCACGCCGTTCACCGCAACTCCAAAAGGCACTCCAACGCCTTTCTCTCGGTAAACTGCGCCGCCTTGCCCGAGACGCTGCTTGAGTCCGAACTGTTCGGTCATGAAAAAGGAGCCTTCACCGGAGCCTATTTCAAGCGGATCGGCAAGTTCGAACAGACCGATGGCGGCACTTTGTTCCTCGATGAAATCGCCGACATGACTATGCTCACTCAGTCCAAGCTACTGCGGGTCCTACAGGACAAGAACTTCCAGCGGGTCGGCGGAACCGAAAGTCTCAATGCCGATGTCCGGATCGTGGCGGCGACCAACAAGTCACTGGTGCAGTGTATGAAAGAAGGATCGTTCCGCGTCGATCTGTTCTACCGGTTGAAAGTTGTGTCGATCTACATCCCACCGCTCAGGGAACGACGGGTCGACATACCGCTATTGGTCAGTTTTTTCTGTAAGAAGTTTGCCGGCCAACTCAATCAGCCGGTGCGACGCGTCTCCAAGAAGGCGCTCCAGATGTTGACCAAATACCAATGGCCGGGCAACGTGCGCGAACTTGAGAACAACATCCAAAACGCGCTGGTGATGTCAAAGAGCGAAGTCCTGCAAGCTGAAGACTTCCCGGTTTTCTCAGAGGACAGTTCGAAACTGCAAGTTGATCTGTCCTCGCTCAAAGACGACTACACCGAGACATTCACCAAACTGATCGACCCGATCATGCCCAAGCTGATTGTTAATTCGCCGGGGCAGATTTTCCATTTCCTGGAGGCTGCATTTGAGCGGGCGGTAATCGCCAGTTGCCTGAAGCACTTCGACGGCAACCAGGTGAAGACATCCGAAACGCTTGGCATCTCTCGCAACACCCTGCGCGACCGTATCTCCCGTTACGATATATATTGAGCCGATCATCTTTGGTTGGTCAAAATCCCTGACCCGAAGGGCCCAAAACACGGCTTGACAGTGTCGTTCTGAGCGCAGTCGAAGTGTGAACGACTCCCACAGCAAGGAGCTTGTTAAAAAGGGTCTGGCTCGCAGGTGGTGTTGGGCGACCCCGCCCGACACCTGCCGCACAATCCAATGGCCGTCAGGCGAGTCGCCTGAAAGCACCAACACTGCAACGCAGGTCACCTGACGGCTAAAGGGGTTTGTCAACATGCCCCAAGCTGTGGGCCACCGGCCTGTTGGCGGGTCCGGAGACGGACCCACCCTACTGAAGAGAGAAGCATGTTGTGGGCGGCAGACGCCCTCGTCTGGCCCAGTGTCCACGTAGTGCACGAGGACGTACACCACGCACGAAATCCGGTGCAATTTGTGATTGAGCAACGACCGAAGCTGCCTTATCTTGTCCGACATGAAACTCTGCCACTTTGCCGACAGCCATCTGGGCGCGGGGGAGAACCATCCGCGGCGCGGCGCCAGCGGCCTGACGCTCAGGCAGGAGGATATTGTCAATGCCTTCACCGAGGCTGTTGATCGGATTATCGCCATCAAGCCAGATTTGTGCATTCACTCAGGTGACCTGTTTCATGCAGTACGCCCGATCAACCGGATCATGGCCATGGCCGCCGAGCAACTACACAAACTGGCCGAGCAGCATGGTATTCCCACCATCCTGATTTGTGGCAACCACGACGCGCCCAAACAACCACATATCGGCGCTGCACTGGAAGTGTTTCGTCAGTTTGAGAATCTGTACGTGGTGGCTGCCGGCCGTATGGAGAAGATCAGGCTTGGCGAGGCGGCAATTTGCGCCCTGCCGCACTGTCTGACTGTTGCCTCGCAGAAAGAACAGTTGCAATTGTGCACTCCCGATGAGAAAGCTCGCTACAACATTTTCGTGGCTCACGGTGTTGCCGCCGGGATGCCGGAGTTTTCGATGGCCGACCTGGGCGAACAGGAATTGCCCTTGGATGTACTTGATCGATTCGATTATGCCGCCCTGGGACATTTTCACAACTTCTGCAAAGTATCGGGGCATGGTTACTATTCAGGCTCGACCGAACGTTTGTCGCAATCAGAGAGGGATGCGGATAAGGGGTTTTGTGTCGTCGAATTCGATCCGTTGCGCGTGCAGTTTGAGCCGGTCGCTTGTCGTGCTATGGTCGACGTTCCGGTCATAAATGCCGCCGGGAAACGGGGCGATCAACTGGCGCAGATACTGACCGAGACTATCGAGAAGATCGGCGCCTCCGACAAGATCGTCCGGGTGAATGTCACCGGGGTCAGTGAGGAAACGCTCAAGACGATTCCCTCGGCCCAGATTGCCGCTTTGAAACAGAAGTCGTTTGCGCTGGATGTTCGCTTTGAGAAAGAGACGAGCGATGAGAGTTCGGGAACGTTCGGCCGTTCTGCTATCGGTCGGATCGATCAGGGCTTTTTGGAGTTTCTCGAAATAGTAAACCTGGATGGTTTCGACCGCGACCGTCTCAAGCAAGAGGCATTGAAGTACCTGGCCGTTGAAGAGTAAACGGGGGCGGCAATTGGTAAACGTCCGAGTCTGGATCATAGCGAGCGATTCACAGACACTCGGGTTGTAGGCAGCGCGGCGATCAGTTTTCAAGTCACCGCCTGTCTGCATGTTTCTACTGCGGGCGGCATGACGCTCTCGTCGGACCAGAGAGAGGCCTGAGCTTCAAGTGATTTCTCGCAACGAAGTGGCGCAGTCGATTCGTCGGCGCTCTTCAAGTGGACAACGCCTCCGGTTGGTCTAAGAATAGTGCGTGATCCTTCTGATTCCGACCCGGCTCAAGATGAACATGCAGAGTATCAAGAAGAGACCTGTCACTGTGAGAAATATCAGGGTTACGTTGTCGATCCCAGCGGCCATCAGAACCAGGTCCAGCTTATAGGAGAACAAAGTCAAGATCATCCCGATTCCATATACGCCCATCATAGCCAAGGGATGAATGCCTACGTCTTGCTTGCCGAAACGCTCGGGGTTAAACTCGGCAAAGGCGGCCGAGCAGAATGTCACCAGGAGGGATGTCAGAAGAATATTCAAGAGGAGCAGTGGTGAACGGTGGAGAATGTCAAGCAACGTGAAGTACTCCGACAAACCAATGAGCAGGCACCAGAAGAGGATAAGAACAAAGGCTGAAACCACGAAAGCAATTGTAACTCGTGCCGATAGGTATCTCCACACCGTCGGATAGAGTTGTTTGATGAGAAGTATGTTGCCCCGTTCCTGCCCGATGATGTTAAGAAACAATCGGGATACCACCAGGTTGGACGATAAATACAATACAAACAGAAAGAGATCGTCCAGGAGTGAGACCTTCCAGTTTGCAAGAAGAGCCAGGGCACCAACGAACACAATGCTCTTCACCACCAGGTGTGGTTTTCGGATCAGGTTCAAGATATCCTTTACCAGGAGGGTCCGTGCATCGAGGGGTAACAGTTTCATGCCGCGGTTCAGTGTGGCGAACCCGATCTTGAGAGTGTCGCCCTGAGCCTGAGCGGCCATGTCACCGGCCTGAGTGTGTATTCGGTGGAAAGCCATACGGAATGACCGCACAGACAATCTCGATAAACAATATAGCACTCCACCGCCGGCCACCAAAGATAAGACCGCCTGCCCAGTACCCCAGGGTCGTAGAATCATGGCGTCCATCATAGAGGAATAAGAACCCAGGGCCAGCTGTTGGTTGAGCCACGCCCATAACGATACATCAGGCGAACCAACGTACCCGGCCTTGAATAACCGAATGCCCACAACCAGGAGCACGCCCGAAATCACAAAAATACCGATGAATATTCTGTCTGACTTGAGTCGAGGGAATCCTCTGGCGATTGTCAGCACAACATTGACGCCCACCAGATAAGCGGCCGCTACAAAGATCATGGTCATGGCGGTCATCACGATGGTCCATGGCAGGGACCAACCCATTGCCACCAAGGTCAGGCCCGTACCGGGGAGGACAAAGTACAGGCAGGTTCTGATGACGACGAGCCACATATCCATGACGCGGTAATACACAAGGTCCGACACCACCATGGGATAACTCAGGAGTCGCTCGTTTTCCGCTGTGATCAACTCTGAAATCTGGACGGCGCCGACGAACATTCCGAGATAGAACAGAAGCAGGGCGCCGCCGTTGATGATACTGTGGTGATAGGTTGCAAGGCTCTGGCCGACTCGGGTGGCCGTTCCGAAGTCGTTATTGGTAAGCATGAGCACCAGGCAGGTAAGGCCGACATAGGCAGGCACAATGGCCGCCTTGACGGTGAGTGCTGCTTTCATC encodes:
- a CDS encoding sigma-54 dependent transcriptional regulator encodes the protein MKNILLVDDDKDLSQSLANLFDPEKFNFSFLEDGTEVCRFVDEHEDIDLVMLDVNLPSLSGLEVLKQIKESKENLPIIVISGFVSTDDAMEAMREGAFEYLTKPFQIEKLIDTVNKACGFSTAQKNPFATGPAREEPIVPGVDEIVGQSPEIVEIAKLIGQVAKSDAAVLIIGESGTGKELVAHAVHRNSKRHSNAFLSVNCAALPETLLESELFGHEKGAFTGAYFKRIGKFEQTDGGTLFLDEIADMTMLTQSKLLRVLQDKNFQRVGGTESLNADVRIVAATNKSLVQCMKEGSFRVDLFYRLKVVSIYIPPLRERRVDIPLLVSFFCKKFAGQLNQPVRRVSKKALQMLTKYQWPGNVRELENNIQNALVMSKSEVLQAEDFPVFSEDSSKLQVDLSSLKDDYTETFTKLIDPIMPKLIVNSPGQIFHFLEAAFERAVIASCLKHFDGNQVKTSETLGISRNTLRDRISRYDIY
- a CDS encoding exonuclease SbcCD subunit D, with the translated sequence MSNDRSCLILSDMKLCHFADSHLGAGENHPRRGASGLTLRQEDIVNAFTEAVDRIIAIKPDLCIHSGDLFHAVRPINRIMAMAAEQLHKLAEQHGIPTILICGNHDAPKQPHIGAALEVFRQFENLYVVAAGRMEKIRLGEAAICALPHCLTVASQKEQLQLCTPDEKARYNIFVAHGVAAGMPEFSMADLGEQELPLDVLDRFDYAALGHFHNFCKVSGHGYYSGSTERLSQSERDADKGFCVVEFDPLRVQFEPVACRAMVDVPVINAAGKRGDQLAQILTETIEKIGASDKIVRVNVTGVSEETLKTIPSAQIAALKQKSFALDVRFEKETSDESSGTFGRSAIGRIDQGFLEFLEIVNLDGFDRDRLKQEALKYLAVEE